A portion of the Bactrocera neohumeralis isolate Rockhampton chromosome 2, APGP_CSIRO_Bneo_wtdbg2-racon-allhic-juicebox.fasta_v2, whole genome shotgun sequence genome contains these proteins:
- the LOC126751029 gene encoding SH2B adapter protein 1 isoform X3, whose translation MGGNSTANTFTAGGYIGPASGSSVGGSSGGAVGGDLIPNMSTASGTSYAYGTSWEEFCERHSRVAAADFAKACINYINGNLPPEEARNISYRSFGQKFAEAFVDHFETEFCHRRNNLKTGNGNSLEESGNTAEDSPKIFQKAFFRRLSFKGLRKGKNFLFLQTLFHKNSDDLDGSKHSKTKISKIIVECRKEGYVYNLTPESLDQPTGTQKWEKCRLALVKAVGGYMLEFYTPPKATKPRSGVFCFLISEARKTTRLEMPDRENTFVLKADNNMEYVIEAESSDEMHSWLATIRYCMRTPPTQQLPLESADALLTGGGGVGGIMGGISATTSMAMSPSGNLTSTDGTIPRSGGINNPQYHQTNILGSNGNVGPSSSQSDNALASGNGGVGATTTIGNDGNAIDGLPDIPPRRVGPGERGEQRLSASSNFEPECDSELDINVADLTAEMRQYPWFHGTLPRSEAARMVLHSEAAGHGFFLVRQSETRKGEFVLTFNFQGRAKHLRMTLSEKGQCRVQHLWFPSIQEMLEHFRHNPIPLESGGTSDVTLTEWVHNQGTSCSGTIDASSNAETNGGHQPQQQQQQHPSPRHLHGSESSAFHNKIK comes from the exons atggGCGGAAATAGTACAGCAAATACTTTTACCGCTGGTGGCTATATTGGGCCTGCTAGCGGAAGTAGTGTTGGTGGTAGCAGCGGTGGTGCCGTAGGCGGTGATCTTATACCAAATATGAGTACTGCTAGTGGTACTTCATATGCTTATGGCACAAGTTGGGAAGAATTCTGTGAACGTCATTCACGTGTAGCGGCAGCTGATTTTGCTAAGGCttgcataaattatataaatggaAATTTGCCACCCGAGGAGGCGCGCAATATTTCCTATCGGAGCTTCGGACAAAAGTTTGCCGAAGCATTTGTGGATCATTTCGAAACTGAATTCTGTCATAGACGTAACAATCTTAAG ACTGGTAATGGAAATTCATTAGAAGAAAGTGGCAACACAGCGGAAGATTCGCCGAAAATCTTTCAAAAAGCATTCTTTCGACGCCTTTCTTTCAAAGGTCTGCGCAAGGGCAAG aaTTTCTTATTCCTGCAGACGCTTTTTCATAAGAACAGCGATGATTTAGATGGCAGCAAACATAGCAAGACAAAGATCTcgaaaattattgttgaatgtCGTAAAGAAGGTTACGTCTATAATTTAACACCCGAAAGTTTGGATCAACCAACTGGCACGCAAAAGTGGGAAAAATGTCGTCTGGCACTAGTGAAAGCTGTTGGCGGTTATATGTTGGAGTTCTATACGCCACCTAAAGCTACAAAG ccTCGTAGTGGTGTTTTTTGTTTCCTAATATCGGAGGCAAGAAAAACAACTCGACTTGAAATGCCCGACCGGGAAAACACTTTTGTATTGAAGGCAGATAACAATATGGAATATGTTATTGAGGCAGAGAGCAGTGATGAAATGCACAGCTGGTTAGCCACTATACGCTATTGCATGCGTACACCGCCTACGCAGCAATTGCCATTGGAATCAGCAGATGCATTGCTTACTGGTGGTGGCGGTGTCGGCGGCATAATGGGTGGTATTTCGGCAACAACTTCAATGGCTATGAGTCCGAGTGGCAATTTAACTTCCACAGATGGCACTATTCCACGCAGTGGTGGCATTAATAATCCACAATACCATCAGACAAACATACTTGGTTCGAACGGCAATGTCGGCCCAAGCAGTTCACAATCAGACAATGCACTTGCATCTGGAAATGGGGGAGTAGGTGCAACGACAACTATTGGTAATGATGGAAATGCAATAGATGGTTTACCTGATATACCGCCGAGACGTGTCGGACCTGGCGAACGCGGTGAACAACGCCTGTCGGCGTCGAGTAATTTCGAACCCGAATGTGATTCTGAATTGGATATAAATGTAGCGGATTTAACGGCTGAAATGCGACAGTATCCCTGGTTTCATGGTACACTGCCGCGTTCAGAAGCAGCACGTATGGTATTACATTCAGAAGCAGCAGGACATGGTTTCTTTTTAGTGCGTCAAAGTGAGACGCGCAAAGGTGAATTTGTGCTCACATTCAATTTTCAAGGGCGTGCTAAACATTTACGTATGACCTTGTCGGAGAAGGGCCAATGCCGTGTACAGCATTTATGGTTTCCTTCGATTCAGGAGATGCTCGAGCACTTCCGGCACAATCCAATACCATTAGAATCGGGCGGCACATCTGATGTTACACTAACCGAGTGGGTACATAATCAAGGAACTTCGTGTAGCGGCACAATTGATGCCAGCAGCAATGCTGAAACAAACGGTGGGCatcaaccacaacaacaacagcaacagcatccATCACCGAGACAT TTGCATGGATCTGAGTCATCAGCTTTccacaacaaaatcaaataa
- the LOC126751029 gene encoding SH2B adapter protein 1 isoform X4 has translation MGGNSTANTFTAGGYIGPASGSSVGGSSGGAVGGDLIPNMSTASGTSYAYGTSWEEFCERHSRVAAADFAKACINYINGNLPPEEARNISYRSFGQKFAEAFVDHFETEFCHRRNNLKTGNGNSLEESGNTAEDSPKIFQKAFFRRLSFKGLRKGKNFLFLQTLFHKNSDDLDGSKHSKTKISKIIVECRKEGYVYNLTPESLDQPTGTQKWEKCRLALVKAVGGYMLEFYTPPKATKPRSGVFCFLISEARKTTRLEMPDRENTFVLKADNNMEYVIEAESSDEMHSWLATIRYCMRTPPTQQLPLESADALLTGGGGVGGIMGGISATTSMAMSPSGNLTSTDGTIPRSGGINNPQYHQTNILGSNGNVGPSSSQSDNALASGNGGVGATTTIGNDGNAIDGLPDIPPRRVGPGERGEQRLSASSNFEPECDSELDINVADLTAEMRQYPWFHGTLPRSEAARMVLHSEAAGHGFFLVRQSETRKGEFVLTFNFQGRAKHLRMTLSEKGQCRVQHLWFPSIQEMLEHFRHNPIPLESGGTSDVTLTEWVHNQGTSCSGTIDASSNAETNGGHQPQQQQQQHPSPRHVR, from the exons atggGCGGAAATAGTACAGCAAATACTTTTACCGCTGGTGGCTATATTGGGCCTGCTAGCGGAAGTAGTGTTGGTGGTAGCAGCGGTGGTGCCGTAGGCGGTGATCTTATACCAAATATGAGTACTGCTAGTGGTACTTCATATGCTTATGGCACAAGTTGGGAAGAATTCTGTGAACGTCATTCACGTGTAGCGGCAGCTGATTTTGCTAAGGCttgcataaattatataaatggaAATTTGCCACCCGAGGAGGCGCGCAATATTTCCTATCGGAGCTTCGGACAAAAGTTTGCCGAAGCATTTGTGGATCATTTCGAAACTGAATTCTGTCATAGACGTAACAATCTTAAG ACTGGTAATGGAAATTCATTAGAAGAAAGTGGCAACACAGCGGAAGATTCGCCGAAAATCTTTCAAAAAGCATTCTTTCGACGCCTTTCTTTCAAAGGTCTGCGCAAGGGCAAG aaTTTCTTATTCCTGCAGACGCTTTTTCATAAGAACAGCGATGATTTAGATGGCAGCAAACATAGCAAGACAAAGATCTcgaaaattattgttgaatgtCGTAAAGAAGGTTACGTCTATAATTTAACACCCGAAAGTTTGGATCAACCAACTGGCACGCAAAAGTGGGAAAAATGTCGTCTGGCACTAGTGAAAGCTGTTGGCGGTTATATGTTGGAGTTCTATACGCCACCTAAAGCTACAAAG ccTCGTAGTGGTGTTTTTTGTTTCCTAATATCGGAGGCAAGAAAAACAACTCGACTTGAAATGCCCGACCGGGAAAACACTTTTGTATTGAAGGCAGATAACAATATGGAATATGTTATTGAGGCAGAGAGCAGTGATGAAATGCACAGCTGGTTAGCCACTATACGCTATTGCATGCGTACACCGCCTACGCAGCAATTGCCATTGGAATCAGCAGATGCATTGCTTACTGGTGGTGGCGGTGTCGGCGGCATAATGGGTGGTATTTCGGCAACAACTTCAATGGCTATGAGTCCGAGTGGCAATTTAACTTCCACAGATGGCACTATTCCACGCAGTGGTGGCATTAATAATCCACAATACCATCAGACAAACATACTTGGTTCGAACGGCAATGTCGGCCCAAGCAGTTCACAATCAGACAATGCACTTGCATCTGGAAATGGGGGAGTAGGTGCAACGACAACTATTGGTAATGATGGAAATGCAATAGATGGTTTACCTGATATACCGCCGAGACGTGTCGGACCTGGCGAACGCGGTGAACAACGCCTGTCGGCGTCGAGTAATTTCGAACCCGAATGTGATTCTGAATTGGATATAAATGTAGCGGATTTAACGGCTGAAATGCGACAGTATCCCTGGTTTCATGGTACACTGCCGCGTTCAGAAGCAGCACGTATGGTATTACATTCAGAAGCAGCAGGACATGGTTTCTTTTTAGTGCGTCAAAGTGAGACGCGCAAAGGTGAATTTGTGCTCACATTCAATTTTCAAGGGCGTGCTAAACATTTACGTATGACCTTGTCGGAGAAGGGCCAATGCCGTGTACAGCATTTATGGTTTCCTTCGATTCAGGAGATGCTCGAGCACTTCCGGCACAATCCAATACCATTAGAATCGGGCGGCACATCTGATGTTACACTAACCGAGTGGGTACATAATCAAGGAACTTCGTGTAGCGGCACAATTGATGCCAGCAGCAATGCTGAAACAAACGGTGGGCatcaaccacaacaacaacagcaacagcatccATCACCGAGACATGTGAGATAG
- the LOC126751029 gene encoding SH2B adapter protein 1 isoform X1: MGGNSTANTFTAGGYIGPASGSSVGGSSGGAVGGDLIPNMSTASGTSYAYGTSWEEFCERHSRVAAADFAKACINYINGNLPPEEARNISYRSFGQKFAEAFVDHFETEFCHRRNNLKTGNGNSLEESGNTAEDSPKIFQKAFFRRLSFKGLRKGKNFLFLQTLFHKNSDDLDGSKHSKTKISKIIVECRKEGYVYNLTPESLDQPTGTQKWEKCRLALVKAVGGYMLEFYTPPKATKPRSGVFCFLISEARKTTRLEMPDRENTFVLKADNNMEYVIEAESSDEMHSWLATIRYCMRTPPTQQLPLESADALLTGGGGVGGIMGGISATTSMAMSPSGNLTSTDGTIPRSGGINNPQYHQTNILGSNGNVGPSSSQSDNALASGNGGVGATTTIGNDGNAIDGLPDIPPRRVGPGERGEQRLSASSNFEPECDSELDINVADLTAEMRQYPWFHGTLPRSEAARMVLHSEAAGHGFFLVRQSETRKGEFVLTFNFQGRAKHLRMTLSEKGQCRVQHLWFPSIQEMLEHFRHNPIPLESGGTSDVTLTEWVHNQGTSCSGTIDASSNAETNGGHQPQQQQQQHPSPRHPQHVITMNMSVRLKTCEIELPFLQQQQQQPTQPPHHHHVHLQPPQISAQQQQSHQQQQQPPQQQQQQQQQQQQLNTPQLRTSTVSLQSPNPHLIGARVASINDLNANEMGPRAVDNQYSFV, translated from the exons atggGCGGAAATAGTACAGCAAATACTTTTACCGCTGGTGGCTATATTGGGCCTGCTAGCGGAAGTAGTGTTGGTGGTAGCAGCGGTGGTGCCGTAGGCGGTGATCTTATACCAAATATGAGTACTGCTAGTGGTACTTCATATGCTTATGGCACAAGTTGGGAAGAATTCTGTGAACGTCATTCACGTGTAGCGGCAGCTGATTTTGCTAAGGCttgcataaattatataaatggaAATTTGCCACCCGAGGAGGCGCGCAATATTTCCTATCGGAGCTTCGGACAAAAGTTTGCCGAAGCATTTGTGGATCATTTCGAAACTGAATTCTGTCATAGACGTAACAATCTTAAG ACTGGTAATGGAAATTCATTAGAAGAAAGTGGCAACACAGCGGAAGATTCGCCGAAAATCTTTCAAAAAGCATTCTTTCGACGCCTTTCTTTCAAAGGTCTGCGCAAGGGCAAG aaTTTCTTATTCCTGCAGACGCTTTTTCATAAGAACAGCGATGATTTAGATGGCAGCAAACATAGCAAGACAAAGATCTcgaaaattattgttgaatgtCGTAAAGAAGGTTACGTCTATAATTTAACACCCGAAAGTTTGGATCAACCAACTGGCACGCAAAAGTGGGAAAAATGTCGTCTGGCACTAGTGAAAGCTGTTGGCGGTTATATGTTGGAGTTCTATACGCCACCTAAAGCTACAAAG ccTCGTAGTGGTGTTTTTTGTTTCCTAATATCGGAGGCAAGAAAAACAACTCGACTTGAAATGCCCGACCGGGAAAACACTTTTGTATTGAAGGCAGATAACAATATGGAATATGTTATTGAGGCAGAGAGCAGTGATGAAATGCACAGCTGGTTAGCCACTATACGCTATTGCATGCGTACACCGCCTACGCAGCAATTGCCATTGGAATCAGCAGATGCATTGCTTACTGGTGGTGGCGGTGTCGGCGGCATAATGGGTGGTATTTCGGCAACAACTTCAATGGCTATGAGTCCGAGTGGCAATTTAACTTCCACAGATGGCACTATTCCACGCAGTGGTGGCATTAATAATCCACAATACCATCAGACAAACATACTTGGTTCGAACGGCAATGTCGGCCCAAGCAGTTCACAATCAGACAATGCACTTGCATCTGGAAATGGGGGAGTAGGTGCAACGACAACTATTGGTAATGATGGAAATGCAATAGATGGTTTACCTGATATACCGCCGAGACGTGTCGGACCTGGCGAACGCGGTGAACAACGCCTGTCGGCGTCGAGTAATTTCGAACCCGAATGTGATTCTGAATTGGATATAAATGTAGCGGATTTAACGGCTGAAATGCGACAGTATCCCTGGTTTCATGGTACACTGCCGCGTTCAGAAGCAGCACGTATGGTATTACATTCAGAAGCAGCAGGACATGGTTTCTTTTTAGTGCGTCAAAGTGAGACGCGCAAAGGTGAATTTGTGCTCACATTCAATTTTCAAGGGCGTGCTAAACATTTACGTATGACCTTGTCGGAGAAGGGCCAATGCCGTGTACAGCATTTATGGTTTCCTTCGATTCAGGAGATGCTCGAGCACTTCCGGCACAATCCAATACCATTAGAATCGGGCGGCACATCTGATGTTACACTAACCGAGTGGGTACATAATCAAGGAACTTCGTGTAGCGGCACAATTGATGCCAGCAGCAATGCTGAAACAAACGGTGGGCatcaaccacaacaacaacagcaacagcatccATCACCGAGACAT CCGCAACATGTAATCACAATGAACATGAGTGTGCGCTTAAAAACGTGCGAAATTGAGTTACCGTTcctacagcagcagcagcagcaaccaaCGCAGCCGCCGCATCACCATCATGTACATCTACAACCGCCTCAAATATCAGCACAGCAACAGCAATCacaccagcagcaacagcaaccgccgcagcagcagcagcaacaacaacaacaacaacaacaattaaacacGCCACAATTACGCACGTCAACAGTATCTCTACAATCACcg AATCCACATCTTATTGGTGCAAGAGTGGCAAGCATTAACGATTTGAACGCAAATGAAATGGGCCCACGCGCGGTCGACAACCAGTACAGTTTTGTGTAA
- the LOC126751029 gene encoding SH2B adapter protein 1 isoform X2 codes for MGGNSTANTFTAGGYIGPASGSSVGGSSGGAVGGDLIPNMSTASGTSYAYGTSWEEFCERHSRVAAADFAKACINYINGNLPPEEARNISYRSFGQKFAEAFVDHFETEFCHRRNNLKTGNGNSLEESGNTAEDSPKIFQKAFFRRLSFKGLRKGKTLFHKNSDDLDGSKHSKTKISKIIVECRKEGYVYNLTPESLDQPTGTQKWEKCRLALVKAVGGYMLEFYTPPKATKPRSGVFCFLISEARKTTRLEMPDRENTFVLKADNNMEYVIEAESSDEMHSWLATIRYCMRTPPTQQLPLESADALLTGGGGVGGIMGGISATTSMAMSPSGNLTSTDGTIPRSGGINNPQYHQTNILGSNGNVGPSSSQSDNALASGNGGVGATTTIGNDGNAIDGLPDIPPRRVGPGERGEQRLSASSNFEPECDSELDINVADLTAEMRQYPWFHGTLPRSEAARMVLHSEAAGHGFFLVRQSETRKGEFVLTFNFQGRAKHLRMTLSEKGQCRVQHLWFPSIQEMLEHFRHNPIPLESGGTSDVTLTEWVHNQGTSCSGTIDASSNAETNGGHQPQQQQQQHPSPRHPQHVITMNMSVRLKTCEIELPFLQQQQQQPTQPPHHHHVHLQPPQISAQQQQSHQQQQQPPQQQQQQQQQQQQLNTPQLRTSTVSLQSPNPHLIGARVASINDLNANEMGPRAVDNQYSFV; via the exons atggGCGGAAATAGTACAGCAAATACTTTTACCGCTGGTGGCTATATTGGGCCTGCTAGCGGAAGTAGTGTTGGTGGTAGCAGCGGTGGTGCCGTAGGCGGTGATCTTATACCAAATATGAGTACTGCTAGTGGTACTTCATATGCTTATGGCACAAGTTGGGAAGAATTCTGTGAACGTCATTCACGTGTAGCGGCAGCTGATTTTGCTAAGGCttgcataaattatataaatggaAATTTGCCACCCGAGGAGGCGCGCAATATTTCCTATCGGAGCTTCGGACAAAAGTTTGCCGAAGCATTTGTGGATCATTTCGAAACTGAATTCTGTCATAGACGTAACAATCTTAAG ACTGGTAATGGAAATTCATTAGAAGAAAGTGGCAACACAGCGGAAGATTCGCCGAAAATCTTTCAAAAAGCATTCTTTCGACGCCTTTCTTTCAAAGGTCTGCGCAAGGGCAAG ACGCTTTTTCATAAGAACAGCGATGATTTAGATGGCAGCAAACATAGCAAGACAAAGATCTcgaaaattattgttgaatgtCGTAAAGAAGGTTACGTCTATAATTTAACACCCGAAAGTTTGGATCAACCAACTGGCACGCAAAAGTGGGAAAAATGTCGTCTGGCACTAGTGAAAGCTGTTGGCGGTTATATGTTGGAGTTCTATACGCCACCTAAAGCTACAAAG ccTCGTAGTGGTGTTTTTTGTTTCCTAATATCGGAGGCAAGAAAAACAACTCGACTTGAAATGCCCGACCGGGAAAACACTTTTGTATTGAAGGCAGATAACAATATGGAATATGTTATTGAGGCAGAGAGCAGTGATGAAATGCACAGCTGGTTAGCCACTATACGCTATTGCATGCGTACACCGCCTACGCAGCAATTGCCATTGGAATCAGCAGATGCATTGCTTACTGGTGGTGGCGGTGTCGGCGGCATAATGGGTGGTATTTCGGCAACAACTTCAATGGCTATGAGTCCGAGTGGCAATTTAACTTCCACAGATGGCACTATTCCACGCAGTGGTGGCATTAATAATCCACAATACCATCAGACAAACATACTTGGTTCGAACGGCAATGTCGGCCCAAGCAGTTCACAATCAGACAATGCACTTGCATCTGGAAATGGGGGAGTAGGTGCAACGACAACTATTGGTAATGATGGAAATGCAATAGATGGTTTACCTGATATACCGCCGAGACGTGTCGGACCTGGCGAACGCGGTGAACAACGCCTGTCGGCGTCGAGTAATTTCGAACCCGAATGTGATTCTGAATTGGATATAAATGTAGCGGATTTAACGGCTGAAATGCGACAGTATCCCTGGTTTCATGGTACACTGCCGCGTTCAGAAGCAGCACGTATGGTATTACATTCAGAAGCAGCAGGACATGGTTTCTTTTTAGTGCGTCAAAGTGAGACGCGCAAAGGTGAATTTGTGCTCACATTCAATTTTCAAGGGCGTGCTAAACATTTACGTATGACCTTGTCGGAGAAGGGCCAATGCCGTGTACAGCATTTATGGTTTCCTTCGATTCAGGAGATGCTCGAGCACTTCCGGCACAATCCAATACCATTAGAATCGGGCGGCACATCTGATGTTACACTAACCGAGTGGGTACATAATCAAGGAACTTCGTGTAGCGGCACAATTGATGCCAGCAGCAATGCTGAAACAAACGGTGGGCatcaaccacaacaacaacagcaacagcatccATCACCGAGACAT CCGCAACATGTAATCACAATGAACATGAGTGTGCGCTTAAAAACGTGCGAAATTGAGTTACCGTTcctacagcagcagcagcagcaaccaaCGCAGCCGCCGCATCACCATCATGTACATCTACAACCGCCTCAAATATCAGCACAGCAACAGCAATCacaccagcagcaacagcaaccgccgcagcagcagcagcaacaacaacaacaacaacaacaattaaacacGCCACAATTACGCACGTCAACAGTATCTCTACAATCACcg AATCCACATCTTATTGGTGCAAGAGTGGCAAGCATTAACGATTTGAACGCAAATGAAATGGGCCCACGCGCGGTCGACAACCAGTACAGTTTTGTGTAA
- the LOC126751032 gene encoding MAU2 chromatid cohesion factor homolog, whose amino-acid sequence MASTSTATAPSQDACYISLLGLAEHFRTSKPPNIKKCIQCLQALFTFQPPTKVEARTHLQMGQILMAYTLNTDLARNHLETAWKLSETLVHFDDVKFDTASLLAQLHLQLEQNSQAKAMLRRAVELSQHNVFWHCKLLLQLAQIHASDREYSLASELLAVGVESAEETGATYLKVLFLLSRAMILMIERKTNDVLALLNTAGAIIDNNITNAHQKEYLKVFFLVLQVCYYLALGQVKTVKPSLKQLQTSIQTIMAPNWPTDEAIFGQNALEMFVWLPKEQLYVLVYLVTVSHSMMAGYMDKAQKYTEKALTQIEKLKAQDDKPILSVFKVILLEHIVMCRMVMGNRILAITEIAAARDVCIASPNRGLLRRHSAQLHCLLGLYSMSTSFYEHAERQFIACVMETSERDLKLFANLNLAIIFLRTKREQDLKQILDTVSTENTHTHSSQALMGGFYYVQGLHAFHKSSFHEAKRFLRETLKMANAEDLNRLTSCSLVLLSHVFLSIGNSKESMNMVTPAMQLASKIPDIHVQLWGSAILKDLHRMSKDLLHEKEAFANHVKYSENLIADQRKCVQSVHHALINWFNSEPPSTSANSFDEGGGGGNSGGSVASGHMTQVRQFT is encoded by the exons ATGGCATCAACAAGCACTGCTACAGCGCCTTCCCAGGATGCTTGCTATATATCATTGCTAGGCCTTGCCGAGCATTTTCGTACATCGAAACCGCCAAACATTAAGAAATGTATACAGTGCTTACAAGCGTTGTTCACTTTCCAGCCACCGACAAAAGTGGAAGCACGCACACACCTACAAATGGGCCAAATATTGATGGCCTATACATTGAACACCGATTTAGCGCGGAATCATTTAGAAACTGCATGGAAACTTTCTGAGACTTTGGTACATTTTGATGACGTTAAGTTTGACACCGCCTCGCTATTAGCACAGTTACACCTGCAGTTGGAACAAAATTCTCAAGCAAAGGCGATGCTGCGCCGAGCTGTTGAATTGTCGCAGCATAATGTCTTTTGGCATTGCAAACTGTTGTTACAACTTGCGCAAATACACGCGTCAGATCGGGAGTATTCTTTAGCTTCTGAATTATTGGCCGTTGGTGTAGAGTCAGCTGAGGAGACCGGTGCTACTTATCTCAaagtgttatttttattgtcgcGCGCTATGATATTAATGATAGAGCGGAAGACAAACGATGTATTAGCGTTGTTAAATACGGCGGGTGCAATTATTGATAACAATATAACTAATGCTCATCAGAAGGAATACTTGAAAGTATTTTTCCTAGTACTGCAAGTCTGCTATTACCTTGCGTTGGGTCAGGTGAAAACCGTAAAACCCAGCTTAAAACAATTGCAAACGTCGATCCAAACAATAATGGCGCCCAACTGGCCGACCGATGAag CGATATTTGGACAAAACGCGTTAGAAATGTTCGTGTGGCTACCTAAAGAACAGTTATATGTTTTAGTATATTTAGTGACGGTATCACACTCAATGATGGCCGGTTATATGGATAAGGCACAAAAGTACACAGAAAAAGCGTTAACacaaatcgaaaaattaaaagcgcAAGATGACAAACCTATATTGTCAGTGTTCAAGGTGATATTACTGGAGCACATTGTAATGTGTCGCATGGTGATGGGCAATCGTATTCTGGCAATCACCGAAATTGCAGCAGCGCGAGATGTTTGCATTGCATCGCCCAATCGAGGTTTACTTCGGCGTCATTCAGCACAACTACATTGTCTATTAGGTTTATATTCAATGTCTACTAGCTTTTATGAGCACGCAGAACGGCAATTCATAGCTTGTGTAATGGAAACATCTGAACGTGACCTAAAATTATTTGCTAATTTAAATTTGGCAATTATTTTTCTACGGACAAAGCGCGAACAGGAtctaaaacaaattttggaCACCGTATCCACAGAGAATACACACACGCATAGTAGTCAAGCACTAATGGGCGGTTTCTATTATGTGCAAGGGCTACATGCGTTTCATAAAAGCAGTTTTCACGAGGCCAA aCGATTCCTACGCGAGACCTTGAAAATGGCCAATGCTGAAGACCTCAATCGTTTAACATCCTGTTCTTTGGTACTACTATCACATGTCTTCCTCAGCATAGGCAACTCGAAGGAAAGCATGAATATGGTTACACCTGCTATGCAGTTGGCTTCCAAAATACCCGATATTCATGTACAATTGTGGGGCTCAGCCATACTCAAAGATCTGCATCGCATGTCCAAAGATTTATTACACGAGAAAGAGGCATTTGCCAATCATGTAAAATACTCGGAAAATCTGATTGCTGATCAGCGTAAATGCGTGCAGAGTGTACACCATGCGTTAATTAATTGGTTCAATTCCGAACCGCCGTCAACTAGTGCAAATAGTTTCGATgaaggtggtggtggtggtaatAGTGGCGGTTCTGTCGCAAGTGGACACATGACACAAGTGAGACAATTTACGTAA